In Cereibacter sphaeroides 2.4.1, the genomic window GGGCTGCGGCTCACAGACTCTCCCAAAGCCGGTCTCTCCGGCAGGGAATTCCGGTCTCTTAGGTTTTCAGCGACCGTCCTTCGGGGCAAATCTCTACCGATTGAAATATCTCGTCGACAAAGGAGACAATGATCTGAAACTAAAGCTTTGCCATATTTCGTCCATGAAGCTCATAAATCGTCCTGGCCATCTTTAGGTTATATGTTGCCTTCCCGCCTCAATACTTTTGCGCTCCTTCAAATTCCCCAAGAGCGGTAGAGTATCGCCCTGCTTTTCCCCGGAAAGCGTGAAGTGGATGGTGAAAGTATCATGAAACATGGTTTTCTCTTCGGAGCGGCAGCCTTGGCTCTGCTCTCGACTTCCTCCGTGGCGCTGGCGGGCGGACCCATCGTGGTTCCGATGGAGGCTCCCGTGACAGCGCTGGCTCCCAGCGGAACCTACGACTGGTCGGGCTTCTGGATCGGCGGCGGCCTGGGCTACGGCAGCACCAACTATGACATCTCGGGAGATGCCGATCTCGCGGAAGGGCAAAGCGGTGCGCTCGAGCTGCCTGATCTCGGCGGCCAGGGGGGGCTCCTGTCGCTGGAGGCCGGCTATGCCTATGCTCTGGCACCCCGATGGATTCTCGCGGGTCAGCTGGACTATGCCTTCGGCAATATCGACAATGACGCCGACCTGTCGCTCGATGGCGAGCTCAGTCTCGACGCCTCCTACGACATCAAGGTCAAGTCGATGATGGCGGGGACCGCACGTCTGGGCTATCTCCCCTCGGACACCACCATGATCTACGGCCTTGCCGGCCTCACCCGTGCAAAGTTCGAGGCGGATTATTCCGTCTCCGGCGTGACATCGGGCGGCTATGATTTCTCCGATACCGGTCTCACGATCGGGGCCGGGATGGAGACCCGCCTGACCGAGAAGATCGGCCTGAAGCTCGAATATCGCTACACCAAATTCGACGACTATACGATTTTCGACGGGAATGTCGCGGGTGCGGACGTCAAGGCAAGCTCCGACACCTCGATCCAGTCGGCGACTGCCAGCCTCACCTACCGCTTCTGAGGCGTCACGCGGGATCCGGCGGGAAATCCGGCCGGATCCCCGGCTCTTGCATCTTCGCCTGCCACGGGCTCGTTTCCGGCAAGGCGCCTTCGGCTTCTCCCGCTGAGAGGGTTCGTGCTCCAAAGAGCATCGAACTGCGGTAGTGCTCGGCAGCGGCCAACGGTTGACCGCCGAGCCGTGACAGTCTTGTGAGGGGCTCGTCCGCGCTCCCATCCAGGATCCGTGCGATTTCCTCGGGATCCTCCGTCAGCAGCCACTGGGCGAATTCCGGGGCGGTCACGTCCGATAGAAGATGACGGTACTCGCTGCCCGGGTCGTACCAGGCTGCCAGAGCGGTGAAGACCGCGGCTCGGCGCAGATCGTCGGCTGCGAACAGCGGGGCAAGCAGCCGGATCCCTGACCGCTGCTCGATCTCGAAGGCGGCCCTGAGGGCCCATCCCCCGAAGGGGCGCAGCCACGGGCCGGCAGAGCACGAAAGAGTATCGGCACGGGGAAAATCTGAGGAAGAGCAGTCCTCGGCAAGTTCAGAAAAAGTGTCGGCAAGGGCATCGCGTTTCATGGAGCTGCCTCCGAGACTAAGAACCTGTGGTGATGAATGACTTGATAGGCCTTACGAGGCGAAGCATGCCATGCTGCCGGGCAGGGAGGTCAGACTTCCTAAGGTGCGCGTCACAAAACTCTTTCGGCTTCCCCTCGGGGTTGCTCGTGCGTTTCGGGGAGGCAAGACAGGGTTGTGCGCAGCCCAAAAAATGGGCGCAACCGCAGCTTTGCAGGGGTGCGCCGAATGCCAAACGGCCAGTCCCAGAAAAGCATGCAGGCATCATGCCTGGCGCCCCTGCCAGACCCGAACCCGACTCGGATGCCACATCGCCGGAGCGCTGGCCGATGATGCTCTTGCTGCGAGCCGTTGGGCCAGGCATCGGGAAGGCGCGAGCAACGCCGCCGTTCCGTGTGACCCATAGAACTGACCGCAAGACGTCCAATGAAAAGGACGCCCGGCCGATCACCGGGCGTCAAATCTGTCATGAAACAGAATCCAAGGCAGTTTTCAGGGCTTGCGCCAGGTCACGTCAGCCGCACCCATGCACCTCTTCATCATAGAAGGGCTCTGATTCGAAATCCTGTTCTCTATGGAGCTGAAACGCAGGCATTCGTTTCGACTGCGGTATCCGAAGAGAGGATGATATGCGGCAAGCCGGCATCTTTCGGGGCTGACACCACTCCCCCGGAAAGACCTGTTGTGGATCGGCAGCACCAGTCTGAATGGTAACTAAAGATTGCTCTCCGCTTACTATCGGCCGGAAATAACGCCGCGCGTATCTTTCATTTTTGCTTTGCGCAGCCTGAAGCTCACTTCAGGGTTGCCGGAAGCATCCTAAGTTAATCATCTTCTATGTCATGCAGTAACTTGGCATGATCCTTCAATTGTTCGATTGTCCATCGTACCGCGTCATGTTGAGGGATCAAACCAAAGATGTATTCAGGATCGCAATCCGGCGGCACCGATCAGGAACAAAACGTGTCGCTGCTGGTGGCGGGCGATCACGAATTGCTTCGGGATGCCATCAGCGAAATCCTGAGACGGGAGGGAGGGTTCTCGGTAGAGGTGACCGGCAGCCGCGAAGGGGTGCTCAAGCAGATCGAAGAAAGAGGCGGGTTCGACGTCATCCTGCTCGATCTGCAGATGCCGGGCATGAGCGGGCTCGATTCTCTGCGCGAAGTAGCGACGTCAAATGCCAACGGAGCCGTAGCGATTTTAGCGGGCGAGCTTACGCGCGATGTGGTGATGAGTGCCTTCAAGGCAGGCGCCAGAGGCTATATTCCGAAAACACTCCCGCTGCGCGCCTTGCCCATCGCCTTGCGCCTCATCGCCTCCGGTGAGAGTTACGTTCCTGCGTGGCTGACAAATGGAGGCGGAACAACGCAGGCGGATGGCCCCAGTTTCGATCTTCTGCCAGAAGAGTTGCAGATCCTGGAAGAGGTTTCGGACGGGCGGACCAACAAGCAGATCGCTTTCACGCTGAACGTGACCGAAGGTGCCATCAAGATGAAGATGCGCGCCATCTGCATGAAGCTGGGAGCCAAGAACCGGACGCACGCGGTGGTGATCGCGCGGCAGCACATGATGCTGCGGTGAAGCGGCCCCGCCCTCTCTCCGTTCAAGCGTCCCGATCAACCGGGGTGGGGGCGGACGGGAAACCGGATGGGCGCCACGCGCCTGTTCCACCGCGGCGAGGAACTCGCCCCGGGAGCAGGGAACCTGCAGCGTGACGCGGTCTGCCGGTCCGCAAGGATCATCATCCGACCGCCACGGATCTCCGGATATGAGAAGCGTCAGTTGCGGATATCTTATCCGGATCTTCTGACACAATCGACCCATATCCTCGCATGAGGCGCGGTCTGCCAGTCCAGTATCACCTTCTCGGCACCGGGATAGAAGGCTCCAAGGCCCCAGAGGTTGCTATCGAGCCATTCCGCCATCACGATTGGCCCCGCAACTTGAACGACAGGGGCGTCGAACCCGCTCAGCCAGGCTTCGATATCGTCGAACCAGAAACGCCGCACGTCCGCTGCGGCCAGCAGCAGGGTCCCGCCGATCGGGAAGTCCTGCGGCATTTCGCCTGCGAGGGGCGGCGGAGTGCATGGGCGCTACCCTTGGGTCTTCGGAACCTTGTCCTCTTCAGGACAACCTCCTGCCCTTGCCTCCGGAACGGACTGGTCGGCGGTCAACAGCGCGGCGGGCACTACAGGAGCGTGGAAATCTTCGACATGACGCAGACCGACACCTGTGTTCACCGCCAGCTGCGTTCGATTGCGGGCCTCGAACTTCAAACAGAGGGCGCGGACATGCATCTTGATTGTGACCTCCGCCAGGCCCAGCTTCTGGGCGATCTCCTTGTTCGTCTTTCCTGCTCCGATCAGGTTCAGCACCTCGCGTTCCCGACGCGTCAGCCTGACCTTGCCGATCTCATAGATATTGGCGTCCAGAATCAGGACAGGCGGGACGTATTTTTCTCCCGAAAGCACGAACCCGATGGCATTGATCATCGAGGCCGCCCCCATGGACAGGGGGAAGTATCCTGCGATACCGAGATCGAGAGCTTCATGGATCATGTCGGCGTCGATCGACCCGGACATCAGGACAACAGGCTTTCCACCACTGGCTTCGAGACAGCGCCTGATCGGTTCCATTCCCCATAGGTCGGGCGGGCAATTGATGATCGAGAGGTCGAACGGCCCGTGTTCGCTGGTCAGGGTCAGAAGCTGGTCGATGCCGGTCACTTGGAAAACCTGGGCGTCGATCGACCGTTCGATGTAGGCTGCGAGGAGCTCGCGGATCAGGGCTTGCCCGTGAAAAAGAGCAATTTTCATGTTACCTTTCTCGCATATGCCCGCGCGTCTTCAGCTAGACCTTCCCAGTTTCAAACTGATAGGATGGCTGGTGAAAGCAGGTAAGATCTCTTTTCGCAACGCACCAATACCGGGTGCCGGCGCTGAAGAGCCGCAAGATGCGATGCTTGAACTTTAGAAAATCGCGGACCCCGGAAGTTTGGGCGATCTTTGAGAATATCGCGGGGCTTCAGCGCCCCGTTGCGCTGAGTACCCCTTGCGACAGGAGACCCGCATTCATCGCGATCTGCAGCGCCTGGACCGGCGTCCTCGCACCCGTTTGTGACACGGCCGACTTGAGCCGCGCCTTTACCGCGCTCTCCGTGATCCCGAGAATGTGAGCGATGCGCTTGTAGCGGTAGCCGTCCGCCAGCAGGCGCAAGGCCTCTATCTGAGAGGTAGTGAGGCGGGGCGCAGTCCTCCTGCGGTGCATCCCAAGGAGCAGCTTTTCGATCCTGAGCATTTCCTCATCGGTGTACTCCCGATCGGCTCTCCCGAAGATCCCCACGGTTCTCACATATCCATCCGACAAGGAGAGAATGCTGATCACGCATCCATATGTGAGGCCATGCTGACCATATTCGACCATGACGCCTGCGGGGTCCTCAGCTGGAAGCGCGCTCCACCGCGATTTCCCGCAGTTCATGAAGGTCCATTGCAACAGCGGATCCTTGAGGGCCATCCCTCGCGCGACGTATCTGCTCGTGAGGGGGGCGGGGAAGTGGTTTATCTCCACTTCGGGGGCCACGAAGTGTATCCGAAGGCCGATGTAGAAACCGGCCGGGG contains:
- a CDS encoding outer membrane protein; the protein is MKHGFLFGAAALALLSTSSVALAGGPIVVPMEAPVTALAPSGTYDWSGFWIGGGLGYGSTNYDISGDADLAEGQSGALELPDLGGQGGLLSLEAGYAYALAPRWILAGQLDYAFGNIDNDADLSLDGELSLDASYDIKVKSMMAGTARLGYLPSDTTMIYGLAGLTRAKFEADYSVSGVTSGGYDFSDTGLTIGAGMETRLTEKIGLKLEYRYTKFDDYTIFDGNVAGADVKASSDTSIQSATASLTYRF
- a CDS encoding response regulator; amino-acid sequence: MYSGSQSGGTDQEQNVSLLVAGDHELLRDAISEILRREGGFSVEVTGSREGVLKQIEERGGFDVILLDLQMPGMSGLDSLREVATSNANGAVAILAGELTRDVVMSAFKAGARGYIPKTLPLRALPIALRLIASGESYVPAWLTNGGGTTQADGPSFDLLPEELQILEEVSDGRTNKQIAFTLNVTEGAIKMKMRAICMKLGAKNRTHAVVIARQHMMLR
- a CDS encoding response regulator transcription factor translates to MKIALFHGQALIRELLAAYIERSIDAQVFQVTGIDQLLTLTSEHGPFDLSIINCPPDLWGMEPIRRCLEASGGKPVVLMSGSIDADMIHEALDLGIAGYFPLSMGAASMINAIGFVLSGEKYVPPVLILDANIYEIGKVRLTRREREVLNLIGAGKTNKEIAQKLGLAEVTIKMHVRALCLKFEARNRTQLAVNTGVGLRHVEDFHAPVVPAALLTADQSVPEARAGGCPEEDKVPKTQG
- a CDS encoding helix-turn-helix transcriptional regulator, producing MSPASDKEVKTLSELAPAGFYIGLRIHFVAPEVEINHFPAPLTSRYVARGMALKDPLLQWTFMNCGKSRWSALPAEDPAGVMVEYGQHGLTYGCVISILSLSDGYVRTVGIFGRADREYTDEEMLRIEKLLLGMHRRRTAPRLTTSQIEALRLLADGYRYKRIAHILGITESAVKARLKSAVSQTGARTPVQALQIAMNAGLLSQGVLSATGR